In Streptomyces sp. NBC_00448, the following are encoded in one genomic region:
- the tatA gene encoding Sec-independent protein translocase subunit TatA has protein sequence MLRNGLEPWHLIVVAIVVIVLFGSKKLPEAARGLGKSMRILKSEAKAMKSDDATPAGGTPNASTTPAPEAITPSDVVTANEAQTQEPATGSVK, from the coding sequence ATGTTGCGAAACGGGTTGGAGCCGTGGCACCTGATCGTGGTGGCGATCGTCGTCATCGTGCTGTTCGGTTCCAAGAAGCTGCCTGAGGCCGCCCGCGGTCTCGGCAAGTCGATGCGCATCCTGAAGTCCGAGGCGAAGGCGATGAAGAGCGACGACGCGACGCCCGCCGGCGGCACGCCCAACGCCTCCACCACCCCGGCGCCCGAGGCGATCACCCCCAGCGACGTGGTGACGGCCAACGAGGCGCAGACGCAGGAGCCCGCGACCGGCTCGGTGAAGTAA
- a CDS encoding sensor histidine kinase, whose product MLTSVSWLIRAVAYALFGTDLFSHRAYGPVEHPAVAIAYGLSGVLLVLWALLNVGDGGTSAQRTTVLALLASISGAVAVQPGATTLVGVGFIATIDAGTGIRRAEGWCVFGAGALAAEVGLLFSSADPKAAQGVPLLFAFALLAGFNRRSYRVQAEQSKALLDQAERLRSEQRRVAVLDERTRIAREIHDVLAHSLGALGIQIQAARALLTDHQDTDRAIDVLTTAQRMASDGLSETRRAVHALRTDTPPLAEELARMAATHEQRHGSTVTLTVVGGAKPLPPDQALALVRTAQESLTNAAKHAPHRPVTVDLRYGDQDVTLTLTNPLGRGTPPPAEPLPDTPDGPDTPDAPGASPAGRATGFATVDGGYGLTGMRERLLLLGGTLDAGPAEGRWNVTARVPRNGRAAA is encoded by the coding sequence GTGCTGACTTCCGTGTCCTGGCTGATCCGGGCGGTCGCCTACGCCCTGTTCGGGACCGACCTGTTCAGCCACCGCGCGTACGGTCCGGTGGAACATCCGGCGGTCGCGATCGCGTACGGCCTGTCCGGGGTGCTGCTCGTGCTGTGGGCGCTGCTGAACGTCGGCGACGGCGGCACCTCGGCGCAGCGGACGACCGTGCTGGCGCTGCTCGCGTCGATCTCCGGCGCGGTGGCGGTGCAGCCGGGCGCGACCACGCTCGTGGGCGTGGGCTTCATCGCCACGATCGACGCGGGCACCGGTATCCGGCGGGCCGAGGGCTGGTGCGTGTTCGGCGCGGGGGCGCTGGCCGCGGAGGTGGGTCTGCTGTTCAGCAGCGCGGACCCGAAGGCCGCGCAGGGCGTCCCCCTGCTGTTCGCCTTCGCCCTGCTGGCGGGCTTCAACCGCCGCTCCTACCGGGTCCAGGCCGAGCAGAGCAAGGCGCTGCTCGACCAGGCGGAGCGGCTGCGCTCCGAGCAGCGCCGGGTCGCCGTGCTCGACGAGCGCACCCGGATCGCCCGCGAGATCCACGACGTGCTCGCCCACTCGCTCGGCGCCCTCGGCATCCAGATCCAGGCCGCCCGCGCCCTGCTGACCGACCACCAGGACACCGACCGGGCGATCGACGTGCTCACCACCGCGCAGCGGATGGCCTCGGACGGGCTGTCCGAGACCCGCCGCGCGGTGCACGCCCTGCGCACCGACACCCCGCCGCTCGCCGAGGAACTGGCGCGGATGGCGGCCACCCACGAGCAACGGCACGGGAGTACGGTGACGCTGACCGTGGTCGGCGGCGCGAAGCCGCTGCCCCCGGACCAGGCACTGGCCCTGGTGCGCACCGCACAGGAGTCGCTGACCAACGCCGCCAAGCACGCGCCGCACCGGCCCGTGACCGTCGATCTGCGCTACGGGGACCAGGACGTGACACTGACCCTCACCAATCCGCTCGGCCGCGGCACCCCGCCGCCCGCCGAGCCGCTGCCGGACACACCGGACGGGCCGGACACACCGGACGCGCCGGGCGCTTCCCCGGCCGGGCGGGCCACCGGTTTCGCCACCGTCGACGGCGGCTACGGCCTGACCGGGATGCGCGAGCGGCTGCTGCTGCTCGGCGGCACCCTCGACGCGGGTCCGGCGGAAGGTCGCTGGAACGTGACCGCGCGCGTGCCGAGGAACGGGCGGGCAGCGGCGTGA
- a CDS encoding dienelactone hydrolase family protein: MSDSLSGPSTGSLTATTVTLAGHGGDAIEAYLARPEGDARRGGVVVIHHMPGYDRQTKEMVRRFAELGYDAVCPNLYTREAPGAAPDDAAAVARAQGGVPDERLIGDVAGAAAYLRALPASNGKIGVIGHCSGGRQAVLAGCATDMDAVVDCYGAFVIGLVPEGSPMKVTSLVDRLPDLRAPLLGLFGDEDTHPGPAEVAELGRLLTESDKVFEFHTYPGAGHGFFAVNRPNYNVAAANDGWERIEEFYGRHLTDGERS, translated from the coding sequence ATGAGCGATTCCCTCTCCGGACCTTCCACCGGCTCGTTGACCGCGACCACCGTCACCCTCGCCGGTCACGGCGGCGACGCGATCGAGGCGTACCTCGCCCGCCCGGAGGGCGACGCCCGCCGCGGCGGTGTCGTCGTCATCCACCACATGCCCGGATACGACCGGCAGACGAAGGAGATGGTCCGTCGCTTCGCCGAGTTGGGCTACGACGCGGTCTGCCCCAACCTCTACACGCGGGAGGCCCCCGGCGCGGCCCCCGACGACGCGGCGGCCGTGGCCCGTGCGCAGGGTGGCGTGCCCGACGAGCGGCTGATCGGCGACGTGGCCGGCGCCGCCGCGTATCTGCGGGCGCTGCCTGCCTCCAACGGCAAGATCGGTGTCATCGGGCACTGTTCGGGTGGCCGCCAGGCCGTGCTCGCCGGCTGCGCCACGGACATGGACGCGGTGGTGGACTGCTACGGCGCCTTCGTCATCGGCCTGGTGCCCGAGGGCTCCCCGATGAAGGTCACCAGCCTCGTGGACCGGCTCCCCGACCTGAGGGCGCCGCTGCTCGGCCTCTTCGGCGATGAGGACACCCACCCCGGCCCGGCCGAGGTCGCCGAACTCGGCCGCCTGCTCACCGAGTCGGACAAGGTATTCGAGTTCCACACCTACCCGGGCGCCGGCCACGGCTTCTTCGCGGTGAACCGCCCCAACTACAACGTCGCTGCGGCGAACGACGGTTGGGAGCGGATCGAGGAGTTCTACGGCCGACACCTCACCGACGGCGAGCGGAGCTGA
- a CDS encoding response regulator transcription factor, translated as MNPTPPATGEPALRVVIADDQAAVREGLVLLLDLLPGIDVVGSAADGRQALAVVAEQQPDAILLDLHMPVMDGIETTRRLTAEHPDVAIVVLTTYADDRSVLETLRAGARSYLTKDADRLHIAQTLRSATAGLTVLHPQVQATLLAAAEPDRGTHAGARGTFGDPAGSGPNSVAEPAPRPELPDGLTRREAEILALIARGRNNAEIAGELFLSGNTIKTHINRIFAKTGSRDRAAATRYAQRHGLD; from the coding sequence GTGAACCCCACTCCCCCGGCGACCGGAGAACCCGCCCTGCGGGTGGTGATCGCGGACGACCAGGCCGCCGTGCGCGAAGGGCTGGTGCTGTTGCTGGACCTGCTGCCGGGTATCGACGTGGTCGGCTCGGCGGCCGACGGCAGGCAGGCGCTGGCGGTGGTCGCCGAACAGCAGCCGGACGCGATCCTGTTGGACCTGCACATGCCGGTGATGGACGGCATCGAGACCACCCGCCGGCTCACCGCCGAACACCCGGACGTGGCCATCGTGGTGCTCACCACCTACGCGGACGACCGGTCGGTGCTGGAGACGCTCCGGGCGGGCGCGCGCAGCTATCTCACCAAGGACGCGGACCGGCTGCACATCGCGCAGACGCTGCGCAGCGCCACCGCCGGGCTGACGGTGCTGCACCCGCAGGTGCAGGCCACGCTGCTGGCCGCCGCCGAACCCGACCGGGGGACGCACGCCGGCGCCAGGGGGACGTTCGGTGACCCGGCGGGTTCCGGCCCGAACTCCGTTGCCGAGCCGGCCCCTCGCCCCGAACTCCCGGACGGGCTGACCCGGCGTGAGGCCGAGATCCTGGCGCTGATCGCCCGCGGCCGGAACAACGCCGAGATCGCCGGCGAACTCTTCCTCAGCGGCAACACCATCAAGACCCACATCAACCGGATCTTCGCCAAGACCGGCTCCCGCGACCGCGCCGCCGCCACCCGCTACGCCCAGCGGCACGGCCTGGACTGA
- a CDS encoding SPW repeat protein yields MATDSSHSPTSPSTRSTIEEHPDIMSLRDRYAAVSDKPMAGLIEGLCLLTGLYLAISPWVVGFTGLTSLRVTNLVVGIALAVLAMGFGSVLERTHGLGWVAIAIGAWTIAAPWAVSGHADIHKAIVNNAIVGGVAILLGLATMGLGLMKRRVRR; encoded by the coding sequence ATGGCCACCGATTCGAGCCATTCGCCGACTTCTCCGTCGACGCGCTCCACCATCGAGGAACACCCGGACATCATGTCCCTGAGGGACCGGTATGCCGCGGTGTCGGATAAGCCGATGGCCGGCCTGATCGAGGGTCTGTGCCTCCTCACCGGTCTGTACCTGGCCATCTCGCCTTGGGTGGTGGGCTTCACCGGCCTCACCAGCCTGCGGGTCACCAACCTGGTGGTGGGTATCGCGCTGGCCGTGCTGGCCATGGGGTTCGGCTCCGTCTTGGAGCGGACCCACGGACTCGGCTGGGTCGCGATTGCGATCGGCGCATGGACGATAGCGGCTCCTTGGGCGGTGTCGGGCCATGCCGACATCCACAAGGCGATCGTGAACAACGCGATTGTCGGTGGTGTTGCCATCCTGCTTGGGCTGGCCACGATGGGCCTGGGCCTGATGAAGCGGAGGGTCCGTCGGTGA
- a CDS encoding MFS transporter has translation MGERPDRYKWVALSNTSLGMFMATVDASIVIISMPAIFRGIHLDPFAAGNIIYLLWMIMGYLLVTAVLVVSLGRLGDIVGRVKIYNLGFVIFTLASIALSFDPAHGTNGALWLICWRIVQALGGSMLMANSAAILTDAFPARQRGMALGINQISALSGQFIGLVLGGLLSAWDWRAVFWVNVPVGIFGTIWAYRSLREISARNPAKIDWWGNLTFALGCGLILVSITYGIQPYGGHTMGWTSPKVLTGLIGGAVLLVVFGLIETRVEQPMFALRLFRNRSFAAGNAAALLASIARGGLQFMLIIWLQGIWLPLHGYAFEDAPLWAGIFLLPLTAGFLLAGPVSGTLSDRFGVRWFTTGGLLLFGASFVGLLLLPIDFPYWAFALLILLNGMGSGMFSAPNTSAIMSSVPATHRGAASGMRSTFQNSGTSLSIGVFFSLLIVGLADRLPSTLQAGLRAQGVPAGVAHHAATLPPVSTVFSAFLGVNPVETLLKPSGTLAKLPAHNRDVLTGKEFFPNLISSPFHHGLVIVFATAAGMSLLAAIASALRGTPSSAE, from the coding sequence ATGGGTGAACGCCCCGACCGCTACAAGTGGGTGGCGCTGTCCAACACCAGCCTCGGAATGTTCATGGCGACGGTGGACGCGTCGATCGTCATCATCTCGATGCCCGCGATCTTCCGCGGCATCCACCTCGACCCGTTCGCAGCCGGGAACATCATCTACCTGCTGTGGATGATCATGGGCTACCTGCTGGTCACCGCGGTGCTCGTGGTGAGCCTCGGGCGGCTGGGCGACATCGTCGGCCGGGTGAAGATCTACAACCTCGGCTTCGTCATCTTCACGCTCGCCTCCATCGCGCTCTCCTTCGACCCGGCGCACGGCACGAACGGCGCGCTGTGGCTGATCTGCTGGCGGATCGTCCAGGCGCTGGGCGGCTCGATGCTGATGGCCAACTCCGCGGCGATCCTCACCGACGCTTTCCCGGCCCGCCAGCGCGGCATGGCCCTCGGCATCAACCAGATCTCGGCCCTGTCCGGGCAGTTCATCGGACTGGTGCTCGGCGGGCTGCTGTCCGCGTGGGACTGGCGCGCGGTGTTCTGGGTGAACGTCCCCGTCGGCATCTTCGGCACCATCTGGGCGTACCGCTCGCTGCGGGAGATCTCCGCGCGCAACCCGGCGAAGATCGACTGGTGGGGCAACCTCACCTTCGCGCTGGGCTGCGGGCTGATCCTCGTCTCCATCACCTACGGCATCCAGCCCTACGGCGGCCACACCATGGGGTGGACCAGCCCCAAGGTGCTCACCGGGCTGATCGGCGGCGCCGTGCTGCTGGTCGTGTTCGGGCTGATCGAGACCCGGGTGGAGCAGCCGATGTTCGCCCTCCGGCTCTTCCGCAACCGGAGTTTCGCCGCGGGGAACGCCGCCGCGCTGCTCGCCTCCATCGCTCGCGGCGGGCTCCAGTTCATGCTGATCATCTGGCTGCAGGGCATCTGGTTGCCGCTGCACGGCTACGCCTTCGAGGACGCGCCGCTGTGGGCGGGCATCTTCCTGCTGCCGCTGACCGCCGGGTTCCTGCTGGCCGGGCCGGTCTCCGGGACGCTCTCCGACCGGTTCGGGGTGCGCTGGTTCACCACCGGCGGGCTGCTGCTCTTCGGTGCCAGCTTCGTCGGTCTGCTCCTGCTGCCGATCGACTTCCCCTACTGGGCGTTCGCGCTGCTCATCCTGCTCAACGGGATGGGCTCGGGGATGTTCTCCGCGCCCAACACGTCCGCGATCATGTCGAGCGTGCCGGCCACGCACCGCGGGGCGGCTTCCGGGATGCGGTCCACGTTCCAGAACTCGGGGACGTCGCTGTCGATCGGCGTCTTCTTCTCGCTGCTGATCGTCGGGCTCGCGGACCGCCTGCCGAGCACGCTCCAGGCGGGGCTGCGGGCCCAGGGGGTGCCGGCGGGGGTCGCCCACCACGCGGCGACGCTCCCACCGGTGTCCACGGTGTTCTCGGCGTTCCTCGGGGTGAACCCGGTCGAGACGCTGCTGAAGCCGTCCGGCACGCTGGCGAAGCTGCCCGCGCACAACCGCGATGTCCTCACCGGGAAGGAGTTCTTCCCGAACCTCATCTCCTCGCCCTTCCACCACGGCCTGGTCATCGTCTTCGCGACCGCGGCCGGGATGTCCCTGCTCGCGGCCATCGCCTCCGCGCTCCGCGGCACGCCGAGCAGCGCGGAGTAG
- a CDS encoding MarR family winged helix-turn-helix transcriptional regulator encodes MSSTGGPPTATPAQEPPPDPPPHTASALASAQGPDPAPAEAPPTGPARIATDLRAALGPLTRRLRTVKPDGELTLSQTSALVLLDRDGPATASELAAREGIRPQSMCTIVGVLAERGLVSRAQDPHDGRRIVVSLTDSGRDGLHGARRERARRLTLAIGEELSPREQEQLAAAIPLLERITRRV; translated from the coding sequence ATGTCATCAACCGGCGGTCCTCCGACCGCGACCCCAGCGCAGGAGCCGCCGCCGGACCCGCCGCCGCACACGGCATCGGCCCTGGCGTCCGCTCAGGGTCCGGACCCCGCCCCCGCCGAGGCACCGCCCACCGGCCCGGCCCGTATCGCCACGGACCTGCGGGCCGCGCTCGGCCCGCTGACCCGGCGGCTGCGCACCGTCAAGCCGGACGGCGAACTGACCTTGTCCCAGACCTCGGCTCTGGTGCTGCTGGACCGGGACGGCCCGGCCACCGCGTCGGAGCTGGCCGCGCGCGAGGGGATCAGGCCGCAGTCGATGTGCACGATCGTCGGGGTGCTGGCCGAACGCGGCCTGGTCTCCCGCGCGCAGGACCCGCACGACGGCCGCCGGATCGTCGTATCGCTCACCGACAGCGGCCGCGACGGCCTGCACGGCGCCCGCCGCGAACGGGCCCGCCGGCTCACCCTCGCCATCGGCGAGGAGCTGAGCCCGCGCGAGCAGGAGCAGCTGGCGGCCGCGATCCCACTGCTGGAGAGGATCACCCGACGTGTCTGA
- a CDS encoding cupin domain-containing protein, giving the protein MRKFSLDAQVREHLRQAAEASTGRSAETLYGGHERALRQTLIAMTAHTALADHETQGESTLQVLRGRVRLTCGDDVWEAMAGDLLVLPHARHGLEALEDSAVLLTVATLR; this is encoded by the coding sequence ATGCGTAAATTCTCCCTGGACGCCCAGGTACGCGAACATCTCCGCCAGGCCGCCGAGGCTTCCACCGGCCGCAGCGCGGAGACCCTCTACGGCGGCCACGAGCGGGCGCTGCGCCAGACCCTCATCGCGATGACCGCGCACACCGCCCTGGCCGACCACGAGACCCAGGGCGAGTCGACGCTGCAGGTGCTGCGCGGCCGGGTCCGGCTGACCTGCGGCGACGACGTCTGGGAGGCGATGGCCGGGGACCTGCTGGTGCTGCCGCACGCCCGGCACGGCCTGGAGGCGCTGGAGGACAGCGCGGTCCTGCTGACGGTCGCGACGCTCCGCTGA
- a CDS encoding AfsR/SARP family transcriptional regulator codes for MRFGLLGTVTVVADGDPGGGMSGSTGGDAGGDTGQGLPRPVGSAKVRALLAALLATPGRAVPLHHLKSALWGDAPPITATASLHNHVARLRRVLHEEGRDVSRLRAAPPGYVLDVADDEDEFDVWIFLGHHAAARTAHRAGDWASVLAECGAALALWRGDPLSDVPLRSDVLRALAAHLTEARLLTMEWRFDAELALGRHQGMAAELAGLAAAYPLRETFHRQLMLTLHRTHRQAEALAVYHGLRRTLVDELGVEPDSAVQATYQEILAEPAQTRAAPGAPVGEPAEGIGGGTGAVGAAAGVTVPGTGRGSSGGATAEAADGTSGPGGVPAVPGPPARPAGASGPPGTVAATPGGAVSVPVRASAPVLPVPVSVPGWDRSAPEQAGAGRPSSRPGQDRATHRTEGSGDAGEGPGGGDGDRPGAHDRPAAAVQAAAPAGLPPAAHRRPAPAQLPADTPDFTGRAAELGTLLAALRGGAERRGPRVAVVSGMGGVGKTALAVRAAHLLRAEFPDGQLYADLRGFGAGGARSPADLLARFLGDLGADGQPLPEDPDDRAVLWRDALHVRRVLLMLDNAGDAAQVVPLLPGGGDIAVVVTSRRTLGELPGAARLALEPLSAQEQRELLVALCGRQRVAAEPEAAAGVLAACGGLPLALRIAGARMAARPNWPLTALAERLDGPGGSRLHALSTGGLAVQDTFAMSYVAMRDGLLAADRAAARAFRTLGVWPGHGLDPSAAAALLGRTSAGAADDVLEALVDAHLLEAPQPGRYSFHDLVGEYAAVCALAELTAAERRSALRRITVWYAATVAAALAVLAPEGHPLPPLDEQPALPVAEFTSDEEALRWCVRELPAIKETIATAITQGWPEIAWRTAAGLFGYAQAYWWTGEWTACLEEAMACVTAHGDVLGQAWMHSRLGVAHGMAERYDVSLGHLHVARARFEAAGDQRGVAAILTNLTALHRGTGEYGLALEYGHRSLELHRSLGDFDRVATVLGNLGDTHLYAGDPVAAEECFRDALAAWRTRGSMVSIARTLTSLGEARLARGRPAEAIDALEETLALLDRLGDRATAADVLEVLGRAHLARGDRAAARACWEESLGLARAHRLPAEEEAALRGLAGLDTE; via the coding sequence ATGCGGTTCGGCCTGCTCGGCACCGTCACGGTCGTCGCCGACGGCGACCCGGGCGGAGGCATGAGCGGGAGCACGGGCGGAGACGCGGGCGGTGACACGGGCCAGGGCCTGCCCCGGCCGGTCGGGTCGGCGAAGGTCCGCGCACTGCTCGCCGCGCTGCTGGCCACCCCCGGCCGCGCCGTGCCGCTGCACCACCTCAAGTCCGCGCTGTGGGGCGACGCCCCGCCCATCACCGCCACCGCGTCGCTCCACAACCACGTGGCCAGGCTGCGCCGGGTGCTGCACGAGGAGGGCCGGGACGTCTCCCGGCTGCGCGCCGCACCACCCGGTTACGTCCTGGACGTCGCCGACGACGAGGACGAGTTCGACGTCTGGATCTTCCTCGGCCACCACGCGGCCGCCCGCACCGCGCACCGTGCCGGGGACTGGGCGTCGGTGCTCGCCGAGTGCGGGGCCGCGCTGGCGCTGTGGCGCGGCGACCCGCTGTCGGACGTACCGCTGCGCTCCGACGTTCTGCGGGCACTCGCCGCGCACCTCACCGAGGCCCGGTTACTCACCATGGAGTGGCGCTTCGACGCGGAGCTGGCGCTCGGCCGGCACCAGGGCATGGCCGCGGAGCTGGCCGGGCTGGCCGCCGCGTACCCGCTGCGCGAGACCTTCCACCGGCAGCTCATGCTCACGCTGCACCGCACCCATCGGCAGGCCGAGGCGCTCGCGGTCTACCACGGGCTGCGCCGCACCCTGGTGGACGAGTTGGGCGTGGAGCCGGACTCCGCGGTGCAGGCCACCTACCAGGAGATCCTGGCCGAGCCGGCGCAGACCCGGGCCGCGCCCGGAGCCCCGGTCGGCGAACCCGCCGAGGGCATCGGTGGCGGTACGGGCGCGGTCGGCGCGGCCGCCGGTGTGACGGTCCCGGGTACGGGCCGGGGCTCCTCCGGCGGCGCGACCGCCGAAGCGGCCGACGGCACCTCGGGCCCCGGGGGCGTGCCCGCGGTGCCCGGACCGCCCGCGCGCCCGGCCGGGGCGTCCGGACCGCCCGGCACCGTCGCCGCGACGCCGGGCGGCGCCGTATCCGTACCCGTGCGCGCGTCCGCGCCCGTGCTGCCGGTACCCGTGTCCGTGCCCGGATGGGACCGGTCGGCGCCGGAGCAGGCCGGTGCCGGGCGCCCGTCCTCGCGGCCCGGGCAGGACCGCGCCACGCACCGTACCGAGGGCTCGGGTGACGCCGGTGAAGGGCCCGGGGGCGGCGACGGGGACCGTCCCGGCGCCCACGACCGGCCCGCGGCCGCCGTCCAGGCGGCGGCCCCTGCGGGCCTTCCGCCCGCTGCCCACCGCCGCCCCGCACCGGCCCAACTTCCCGCAGACACGCCTGACTTCACCGGCCGAGCCGCCGAACTCGGCACGCTGCTGGCCGCGTTGCGGGGCGGTGCGGAACGCCGCGGCCCGCGGGTGGCGGTGGTCTCCGGGATGGGCGGGGTCGGCAAGACCGCGCTCGCGGTGCGCGCCGCCCACCTGCTGCGGGCAGAGTTCCCCGACGGCCAGCTCTACGCCGATCTGCGCGGGTTCGGCGCCGGTGGCGCCCGCAGTCCCGCCGACCTGCTGGCCCGCTTCCTCGGCGACCTCGGCGCGGACGGCCAGCCGCTGCCCGAAGACCCGGACGACCGGGCGGTGTTGTGGCGTGACGCGCTGCACGTCCGGCGCGTGCTGCTGATGCTGGACAACGCGGGCGACGCGGCGCAGGTGGTGCCGCTGCTGCCGGGCGGCGGCGACATCGCGGTGGTCGTCACCAGCCGCCGCACCCTCGGCGAACTGCCCGGCGCCGCGCGGCTGGCGTTGGAGCCGCTCTCCGCCCAGGAGCAGCGGGAGTTGCTGGTCGCGCTCTGCGGCAGGCAACGGGTGGCGGCCGAACCCGAGGCGGCGGCGGGGGTGTTGGCCGCGTGCGGCGGGCTGCCGCTGGCGCTGCGGATCGCCGGCGCCCGGATGGCAGCCCGCCCCAACTGGCCGCTGACCGCGCTCGCCGAACGTCTCGACGGCCCGGGCGGCTCTCGGCTGCACGCCCTTTCCACCGGCGGCCTCGCGGTCCAGGACACCTTCGCGATGAGCTATGTCGCGATGCGGGACGGCCTGCTCGCCGCGGACCGCGCGGCTGCCCGCGCGTTCCGGACGCTGGGGGTCTGGCCCGGGCACGGGCTGGACCCGTCGGCGGCCGCGGCACTGCTCGGCCGGACGTCCGCCGGCGCCGCCGACGACGTCCTCGAAGCGCTCGTCGACGCGCACCTGCTGGAGGCGCCGCAGCCGGGCCGGTACAGCTTCCACGACCTGGTCGGCGAGTACGCCGCGGTCTGCGCGCTCGCCGAACTCACCGCGGCGGAACGCCGGTCCGCGCTGCGCCGGATCACCGTCTGGTACGCCGCCACCGTCGCCGCCGCGCTGGCCGTACTCGCCCCCGAGGGGCACCCGTTGCCGCCGCTCGACGAGCAACCGGCGCTGCCCGTGGCCGAGTTCACCAGCGACGAGGAGGCGCTGCGCTGGTGCGTGCGCGAACTGCCCGCGATCAAGGAGACGATCGCCACCGCGATCACCCAGGGCTGGCCGGAGATCGCCTGGCGCACCGCGGCCGGGCTGTTCGGCTACGCGCAGGCGTACTGGTGGACCGGCGAGTGGACCGCCTGCCTGGAGGAGGCGATGGCCTGCGTCACCGCGCACGGCGACGTCCTCGGGCAGGCGTGGATGCACAGCAGGCTCGGCGTCGCGCACGGCATGGCCGAGCGGTACGACGTGAGCCTGGGCCATCTGCACGTCGCCCGCGCGCGCTTCGAGGCGGCCGGCGACCAGCGCGGGGTCGCCGCGATCCTCACCAACCTCACCGCCCTGCACCGCGGCACCGGCGAGTACGGCCTCGCGCTGGAATACGGCCACCGGTCGCTCGAACTGCACCGCTCGCTGGGCGACTTCGACCGGGTGGCCACGGTGCTGGGCAACCTCGGCGACACCCACCTGTACGCGGGCGACCCGGTGGCCGCCGAGGAGTGCTTCCGCGACGCGCTCGCGGCTTGGCGCACCCGCGGCTCGATGGTCAGCATCGCCCGCACCCTGACCAGTCTCGGCGAGGCCCGGCTCGCCCGGGGCCGTCCCGCCGAGGCGATCGACGCTCTTGAGGAGACGCTCGCCCTGCTCGACCGGCTCGGCGACCGCGCCACCGCGGCGGACGTCCTGGAGGTCCTCGGCCGCGCGCACCTGGCCCGCGGCGACCGCGCCGCGGCCCGCGCGTGCTGGGAGGAGTCGCTGGGCCTCGCCCGGGCGCACCGGCTGCCGGCGGAGGAGGAGGCCGCGCTGCGCGGCCTGGCCGGACTCGACACGGAATAG
- a CDS encoding sigma-70 family RNA polymerase sigma factor, whose translation MTTSDDSDDANLLARHFEEYRSHLRSVGYRMLGSFSEADDAVQETWLRLNRTDPDGIDNLGGWLTTVTARVCLDMLRSRAARREDSLDTHLPDPLVSAADDVDPEQEALLADSVGLALLVVLDTLAPAERLAFVLHDMFAVPFDDIAPVVGRSSAAARQLASRARRRVQGAEATPDPDPGRQRAVVDAFLAAARDGDFDGLVAVLDPEVVLRADVGAGGRGVSQEVHGAADVARQALLFRGAGAAPRPVVVNGAPGTLTVAGGFPRALVAFTVRNSRITHIHVLADPDRLAALDLPTD comes from the coding sequence TTGACGACGAGCGATGACAGCGACGACGCGAACCTGCTGGCCCGCCACTTCGAGGAGTACCGCTCCCATCTGCGGTCGGTCGGCTACCGCATGCTCGGCTCCTTCAGCGAGGCCGACGACGCGGTGCAGGAGACGTGGCTGCGGCTGAACCGTACCGACCCCGACGGCATCGACAACCTCGGCGGCTGGCTCACCACCGTCACCGCCCGGGTCTGCCTCGACATGCTGCGCTCGCGTGCCGCGCGCCGCGAGGACTCCCTGGACACGCACCTGCCCGACCCGCTGGTGAGCGCGGCGGACGACGTCGATCCGGAACAGGAGGCGCTGCTCGCGGACTCGGTCGGTCTGGCACTGCTCGTCGTGCTGGACACCCTCGCCCCGGCCGAGCGCCTCGCGTTCGTGCTGCACGACATGTTCGCCGTGCCGTTCGACGACATCGCGCCCGTCGTCGGCCGGAGCTCGGCCGCCGCGCGCCAACTCGCCAGCCGGGCCCGGCGGCGCGTCCAGGGTGCCGAGGCCACGCCCGATCCCGATCCGGGCCGGCAGCGGGCGGTGGTGGACGCCTTTCTCGCCGCCGCCCGGGACGGCGACTTCGACGGGCTCGTCGCCGTGCTCGACCCCGAGGTCGTGCTGCGCGCGGACGTCGGGGCGGGAGGGCGCGGCGTCTCCCAGGAGGTGCACGGCGCCGCCGATGTCGCCCGCCAGGCACTGCTGTTCCGTGGGGCGGGAGCCGCGCCGCGCCCGGTCGTCGTCAACGGCGCCCCGGGCACCCTCACGGTGGCCGGCGGCTTCCCCCGGGCGCTCGTCGCCTTCACCGTGCGGAACTCCCGCATCACCCACATCCACGTGCTCGCCGACCCCGACCGCCTGGCCGCACTGGACCTCCCTACGGACTAG
- a CDS encoding DUF6295 family protein, with amino-acid sequence MCTYTTVKDVVDGSAKGPGSPWFHVTDVTVYFDHPVHAMAEHTLNVDFADPAKGPSARVALELTAESARTLVAAIQEALAAVPAEMQL; translated from the coding sequence ATGTGCACCTACACCACCGTCAAGGACGTCGTCGACGGCAGCGCCAAGGGGCCCGGCAGCCCGTGGTTCCACGTCACCGACGTGACCGTCTACTTCGACCACCCGGTCCACGCGATGGCCGAGCACACCCTGAACGTCGACTTCGCCGATCCGGCCAAGGGGCCGTCCGCCCGGGTGGCGTTGGAGCTGACCGCGGAGTCCGCGCGCACGCTGGTCGCCGCGATCCAGGAGGCGCTGGCCGCGGTGCCGGCAGAGATGCAGCTCTGA